TGGGTGAAATGAGAGTGTGGTAAATGATCTGTGTGTTGACCATTTTGCATCttcataaattattaaaaggcAAGATGTTCCTTTTTAATAGAAAAGACTCCACAGGGGATTATATCAGAAACATCTAAATGTTCAGTGAGAAGCATTTAAAAATCCAGGTCACATCTTAACGTGAGAGCACTGGCTTGAATTTCTAACAGAATTGAGAGGGGCGATTCATTTTTTATCTTCACAGACGAATCTCTTATTCTGAACGTGAGAGAGTTCTCTCTGACTCAAATTGAGAAGAGGCTTAAAGAGATTTCTGTCCTCTCATAAAAAGCATCTTCTTCTGTTTCCCTCCCTCGCTTTCTTCATATCtttgtaaaaatactttatgtATTTTCATACTTTCAATACTTTCATTTGTAGTTCTTTGTCTCTTTAGAAACtgtcatttattttgtgtgtgtattttaaatCTGATAGTTGCAATTCGTGACTGTGGTGTTGCAGTCCCAtaagcattttcttttttagtcATAGGTACAGTGCTTAGTAAGAGTATATCAGATGATGGATCAGTTTGAAGCAGTTTCAGTGAGAAGTGTTTTCTTTACATATTGAAACATTGATCACTTGCACATTGGCTCATACAGTAAGGCTGATGTGTCCACAAAGGATATCTACCGAATAAAAAGTTGGCTTTGTTTAACAGCCCGATATGCTTCCAATTGTAAAAGTACTGTATGATTGCTGAAAATTGGTTTATCTaattcagtggttctcaaccttctCATGGTTGCGCCCccctgtaaacccatttaaagaaccCCCCATGCTGTACATTGAGGATAGATaagataatgtgtaaaatatgttagatatagtttatatatacaggtgctggtcatataattagaatatcatcaaaaagttgatttatttcactaattccatccaaaaagtgaaacttgtatattatattcattcattacacacagactgatatatttcaaatgtttatttcttttaattttgatgattataactgacaactgatgaaaatcccaaattcagtatctcataaaattagaatattacttaagacctacaaagaaaggatttttagaaatcttggccaactgaaaagtatgaacatgaaaagtatgagcatgtacagcactcaatacttagttggggctccttttgcctgaattactgcagcaatgcggcgtggcatggagtcgatcactgctcaggtgttatgagagcccaggttgctctgatagtggccttcagctcttctgcattgttgggtctggcatatcgcattttcctcttcacaataccccatagattttctttggggttaaggtcaggcgagtttgctggctaattaagaacagggataccatggtccttaaaccaggtactggtagctttggcaggtgccaagtcctgttggaaaatgaaatctgcatctccataaagttggtcagcagcaggaagcatcagaagcgtctcgcctgggttaaagacaaaaaggactggactgctgctgagtggtccaaagttatgttctctgatgaaagtaaattttgcatttcctttggaaatcagggtcccagaggctggaggaagagaggagaggcacagaatccacgttgcttgaggtccagtgtaaagcttccacagtcagtgatggtttggggtgccatgtcatctgctggtgttggtccactgtgttttctgaggtccaaggtcaacgcagccgtataccaggaagttttagagcacttcatgcttcctgctgctgaccaactttatggagatgcagatttcattttccaacaggacttggcacctgcacacagtgccaaagctaccagtacctggtttaaggaccatggtatccctgttcttaattggccagcaaactcgcctgaccttaaccccatagaaaatctatggggtattgtgaagaggaagatgcgatatgccagacccaacaatgcagaagagctgaaggccactatcagagcaacctgggctctcataacacctgagcagtgccacagactgatcgactccatgccacgccgcattgctgcagtaattcaggcaaaaggagccccaactaagttttgagtgctgtacatgctcatacttttcatgttcatacttttcagttggccaagatttctaaaaatcctttctttgtattggtcttaagtaatattctaattttctgagatactgaatttgggattttcattagttgtcagttataatcatcaaattaaaagaaataaacattcgaaatatatcagtctgtgtgtaatgaataaatataatatacaagtttcactttttgaatggaattagtgaaataaatcaactttttgatgatattctaattatatgaccagcacctgtaaatatataaacaatgtataaagaagcaaaaaatacctgtatatgacagattgatctcaagagatcagattataaatattgtaattgttgtgattataaataaaaccctgttgataaaaaaaacccctaaagaaaccatcacagaaatgaatggtttccattaaaataccattgtgaaccattagctttttgcattaaaaccattacaaaattgtagtgttttgggcattattccaaaaggattaatctgccagtttatttgcagtttataatacagacgcggcgtggtgtcatttgcctgttgAAAATAACgctttacatctttaataactgtcaacagctttaaacatcCACAGACTTGCGCTTATTCTGAAATTACAATCTGAAATACAAACATACTTACCTGTTTCTTAAGATGATGTAGAGGTAATTGCTGCTGCTTCTTGAGTGGACGTTTGCCTACTTTGTAGATATAAATCTTTTCTGCGCAGCCTAAAATTGCACTGCACAGGGCCTACAATGAGTCTGCGCGTCTGCTCATGTGCGCAGCTTCAGACGTAACATTGCCCTCCATCAATTTGCAATTGCGTTCCTCCATGCTTTCCCGATCGAGTTCCAAAGGTCGGGGTTTCAGGGAACCATCTTGCCCCACCTCCAGTACCTCTGCGCCCAAAACGCTCAAAGTGTCTGTTTATGCTCATTTAGCCACACATTTACTTGCAGATAATTGTAGTTTAAATAATTGAAACCTACTCAATTTCAAATTTAACGTTAAACCAAGGCTGAGATTTAAATCTGAGTTTAAAGCAACAGGATAAAAGTTAATCTTAGTTTACTGTACAATCAAAACCTGGATcaaaataatagtttaaatGTAACCGTGGTTATTTTGAAACAAAGTTTAAAGTGTGGTGCAACAGAATTATAAAATCACCTTggtttaatctagatttaaatttaaTCCTTGTTGGTGAGTAGCAACtaaaaagtatgttttcatACTTTTGTTAGTCATACAGTCAAACTTTACATTTGTGTATCCTACATCATTTACCATTTAATGGCATAGTGTATTTCTCagtaagtattttttttttagcattatttATAATCGCATGTATTGGCAACACACTTTCTCTGACATTTACAGTGAAGCCCACTTCAGCCTCAGGTCAGACATGTCTTGGTcctgtatttttgttttgcatcaCAATTTTTATTGTTGCTTAATATTGCAATTTTTTGTAGTCTGTTTTTGACAAGTTTATACTTCATCTTACTTTACAGGACTGGTGCAGAAGGTAGACAAGCGACTACCAGTTGCCAATGAATACCTGCTGTTGTCAGGTGGGGCCAGGGAGGGTGTCCTTGACCTTAACCCAGAAGACCTAGGTGACTACGCCAGAGGTGTTGACTTTGATTTGGACTTCACTTTATTGGTGCCTGCTCTTAAGCTGCATGATCGCAATCAGCCCGTAACACTGGATATGCGGCATTCCCCAGCATGTCATTCATGGCTGAGTCTACGCCTGTGTGACCCTGCAATGTTGTCACGTTGGAGTATCTGCTGTCAAGATGAGAATGATAGAGAGAAGAAAGATGAGGACGATGTGGAGGAAGAAACTGGAGCTGTACAAGGTGCAATCCCATCCTTATCTCCTCAATCATTAGATGGATGCTATTTCTCACCTCTGTTGGTCGCTGACTGGTTTTGGAATGTAGTTGGGAAGGTGGTGGAGGAGCTGCGGCAGAATCCTCAAAGGGGTATTCCCGTTCCTGATCGTATAGAGCGGAATGGTCCACTAACAACGCTTATTCTCACTGCAGGAACTAGCCGTATCCTTTACGATTTGATTCCAGTAGTTTCATTTCGTGGCTGGCCAGCTATTGCACAGGGCTGGCTGACTACAAACCATTTCTGGGATGGTAAAATAACCGAAGAGGAGGCTATCAGTGGCTTTTACTTGCTTCCATGCTGTTCGTCTGCTGCTAGTCCTTCTACCAGACCTGACCGCGAGTGGAGACTTGCCTTCTCCCGCAGTGAGGTTCAGCTGAAAAAATGTGTACCCTATCGAATGGCACAGGCCTTCCAAGCTGCTAAAGCTGTTTTGTCAAGACTGTTAGCTCGACCTCGCACTGGCCTTAGCCTTTACCACCTACGTACCTTGATGTTTTGGGCATGTGATCGCTTGCCTACAACCTACCTTAGCTGCCCAGATCATGAGACACCTTCCCGGCTGTTCCTTGGTCTTCTGGATGACCTGGCACACTGCATTCTAGGCAAAAACTGTCCCAATTACTTCCTTCCCCAGTGCAACATGCTGGAGCACCTGACAGATGATGCTGCCCTTTTGGTTGCACGGAAACTTGCACATTTACGCTCAGATCCTGCTGAGCACTTAAGAGCAGCATTAGAGAAGACACGACAGGCGTACCAGCTCAAACGTGAGGCGGCGGCAACAACAAGCAATGGGCACGGGTTATCATTGCCTAGGCATGGTTATGGTGCAGTGTCGCCACAAGATGACCGGTTAGCACAGCGACTACAACAGTTGGTAACAGAGAACCCTGGCAAGTCCATTTCAGTCTTCCTCAACCCAGATGACGTTACACGGCCACATTTCCGCATTGACGACAAATTCTTCTGAGTGGACTAAGCAGACACCACAAGGTTTACACACGTACATAAAGAGGACATCGTCATGTCTCCGTTCTGCTGTATAACACCAAATCCTAAAAAAGTTGAAAgagatagatcacccaaaaatttgaATGAttgaaattctttcatcattcattAACCCTTATGTCATgccgaacctgtatgactttcgtcaACCAAACAATACTGGAACCCATTGGCTTCCATTATATAgatacaaaaccacagagacatttctcaaaatattttttctgtttcacagaagaaagagtcatgtgtaggttttgaatgacatccgggtaaataaatgttgacagaattttgtttataggtaaactatccctttaaaaagtgaaagtgacctattagtcagatatggtgacccatacccgaaatgtgacctctgcatttaacccatccagagagtagtgaacacacgcacagcaagtggtgaacacatgtacacccggagcagtgggcagctatcactgcagcgcccggggagcaagtaggggtaaggtgccttgctcaagggcacctcagtcgttacccgccggccctgggaatcgaaccggcaaccttcatgtcacgagtccgactctctaaccattaacCATTGATTTTAGAAATGTCAGGGAGAACTGGAATTGCAATTTAGCAGattttttatactttaaaaatgaatagGCATGATTGAACAGCATCCTTCTGAAATCCCCATGTGACGGACTGCACATCAAGCAGACTGAAGCAGTGGTGGTGATATTCTTAAGGGTTTTATGCTGGTTTTAGCCTGATGCTCAATACTACTGAGAATTGAGCCTACACAAGTGCTGTATTCCACTGTAAAGCCTGAGGGCAATACAACAGGAAAACTAACTAGGCCAAGGAACATTATGATGAAACCGAATGTAATTTTTTGTTGAGAAGTTTTGGATCTATTTATCACATAATCTTGCTTGCACCCTTTCTCGGGtactttttctttgtttttactgGTGGTTTTTGAACTGTGCTTTACAGTAAGAGATAAAGCAGAGCGAGAGAATAAAACACAGAGAATATATCTGAAACCCAGGCCTTGTCCTTCACACTGTAaaaagcagaggtggacagtaacgaagtaaatttacctgagtactgtacttaagtacactttttgagtatctgaactttacttgagtattattttttatgagTACTTCTACTTTAACtgcactacatttgaaagacaaatatcatactttttactccactacatttataaaaaggtccaaaagtaggtttctatgcagcggggtttcctgtgtgcgcaatttatctggcttgcgatctacCAGGACCCTTTattgttgccaagtatttcagtttttctaagcagctttgaatggccatttggcagatttttttaacgcaaatcagTCAAATATCGTAggaacattgtcatgaaaatgatcggcataacggctaaacggtaaataagcatcacatacaccttgagctacgcgtgcgtgttaacttctgatctgctgctatatcatttaaaatgaatgatgtttttactgaagtaactatagttgaagtattcctgttgaaataaaaacaatagaaccctgcccaaaatacaatataaaatgtaatggatttaatgtttataatgggaattgtattatGGATACTTGTtttctacttgtatgtgatggattctattgttgggatggtaaatcctattggaataaaacccaaaacacactacaaagaggaatttaatttaaaaatctcattctaattaaaaaattcattgtttttttcagcagggatggtatttgcagtaaaactacAGTATcgacaaatttaccattttctatatataggaaccatactccaattaataatctttagtaaaaccacaacaactaaaaataccagtttcattatactagctatagtttatgtttgtagttaaattatggtaatacaaatggtaataaatccaacaaacacatggcttctacactttactatttacaagaaccttactacttactggtaaatttctgctaaaactggttaagggaatatacaaaataaaataacactgctcataaatatatataggcctagggggctaatgaggataattaggctaaatgatcatacaggattatatctaaactaaacatgtgctaaacatataaagctcttaaagttGTTCACTGCAAAATCACtgcaccccattgactttccataggaataaaaattactatggaaagtcaatgggggcaaattttgaagtgaactactcctttaatacaactgatactgtgagctactcggtgtattcagtaggttgcttcagaggcataaggtatacgacaataaaacaatgcacaactgacataatgaaaatttacttttaatacttgagtacttttaaaagcatgtacttctgtacttttacttaagaatCTGTCtctacaacttttacttgtagtggagtaatatttgaccagtagtatctgtactttcactcaagtaaggaagttgtgtactttgTCCACCTCTGGTAAAAAGCTGCTGTACAGCCTGTAGAAATAATCTTTTtaaacagaatattttttattctaaactattttgtttacttttagaTATCTAGGTTAGAGTGTGCCAATGATTGAGACAGATTGTTTTAAATTCTGGATAGTGATTGGTTGAGCTAATGACACAGATTTAGCATCAGCTAAGTTCCAGAATGTGCATTTGTGAGATTGCACTACTGTAATGAGGTTGTGTAGTATTTTGCTGCAGTGGTACTTTATGCgttatgtctgtcttctgtatGCCAAGGAAAAGACACCAAAAAAAGTTCAAAGGACTGATTAAATCACATTAAGGCAAATGGAAAGGATGTATCTCTATTGTATATTGTCAGGATTTTACACTGTATACCTAAACATGCCTATTTAGTGGGTGTAAATGTTATAAAATGCTTGAAATCAGTATAGataatatttgtaattttgtgtttgaGTTTTTCTGTGTATAATATGGCCATTGTTTTAGCACAATGCCTGATATCTAATAAACAGTGGTACTATGCAATTTCAGAGTTTTCAAAATCTCTGTAAAAGAGATATTAAGACGTATTATCTGTGGTAATAACCTTGACTgttttatacaataataattatttatttgagtaaaatcaatgTTCCTGCTTCAGGGCATGATAAAATATTTCTGAGACATTTCAGGTATAATATCTGTAAGAAACCAAAGTCCATAAATTTTCTTCCCAACTTTTTAATGATGCTCATGTGGGCCCAGTGTTTCTTTAACAAACACAGTCCCTCAAGTCATGCTGTAGTGTAcaaatcagttttttttaaatgattgtaaACAACATATTGTACCTCTCAAATGaatcaaataatttaaataaaaacagaacagagTGTATTTAAATGgtacaaatatttatatatttcatataatttctTGTGTGTGCCTCTAAAGGTTTTGTTTTCCTTTCGAGcgagatgtttttattttatttgtgtgatGATGTTGGCTgtagcatgaaataaaaaataaatctttaagaatgtgtgctttgttttatatttgatatttgtaacattttcaAAGGAACAAAAATCTACCCATAGTAATTTTCCCACTGTATAATTTGATTTACTATCAGACTTGCCAAAAATGCAGCTTTTCCCTCCAGTGTCTAAAACGTGGTTGTCTTTTAATGTGTTATGCAGTATTTGTCCAACAGAGAGTGCTGTTTGACTGTAAAGTGTTGATCTGAAGTTCACCTCTACTGAGACCCACTATGAAGACCTAATCCAGGCTTCACATGTCATACTAGCCACACACACAACCTCAATTGTAAGCACATTCCTGGCATTTCCTATGTTAAAAAATTCACGTCCAGTTAAAATTTacactatttaaagggataattcacccaaaaatttaaattctgtcatttactcaccttcgaattgttccaaatctttataaattgTTAATGATGAACTATATTAtaattgttctgatgaacacagagaaagatatttggatgcttgtaaccaaacagttcttggaccccattgactaccatagtagaaaaaaatactttataattgtttttgttctgttgaacacaacagaatatacactcacctaaaggattattaggaacacctgttcaatttctcattaatgcaattatctaatcaaccaatcacatggctgttgcttcaatgcatttaggggtgtggtcctggtcaag
This region of Triplophysa rosa linkage group LG1, Trosa_1v2, whole genome shotgun sequence genomic DNA includes:
- the tmem102 gene encoding transmembrane protein 102 encodes the protein METLMSAVAPRAPVPVKRVSEVDFRSGTTLEQLSAQVQEIVQMEQGEFGDQTALEVHTAKDFIFNMLGLVQKVDKRLPVANEYLLLSGGAREGVLDLNPEDLGDYARGVDFDLDFTLLVPALKLHDRNQPVTLDMRHSPACHSWLSLRLCDPAMLSRWSICCQDENDREKKDEDDVEEETGAVQGAIPSLSPQSLDGCYFSPLLVADWFWNVVGKVVEELRQNPQRGIPVPDRIERNGPLTTLILTAGTSRILYDLIPVVSFRGWPAIAQGWLTTNHFWDGKITEEEAISGFYLLPCCSSAASPSTRPDREWRLAFSRSEVQLKKCVPYRMAQAFQAAKAVLSRLLARPRTGLSLYHLRTLMFWACDRLPTTYLSCPDHETPSRLFLGLLDDLAHCILGKNCPNYFLPQCNMLEHLTDDAALLVARKLAHLRSDPAEHLRAALEKTRQAYQLKREAAATTSNGHGLSLPRHGYGAVSPQDDRLAQRLQQLVTENPGKSISVFLNPDDVTRPHFRIDDKFF